GGGAGCGCAAAGTGAGGGGAGCATACCTATTGAAAGTATTGCCCAAAAATTAAACACTATAGTTGACGAAGTTGTTCATTTAACAGATAAAGCAAGAGTAGCAAAATTATTTATTAAAGAAGGCAAGCCCTGGAAAATTAAGAATATTTTAGGTGAATTTTATTGTTAAAGATTAGGGTTTAAATTTAAATATTATGTTAAATAAAATTGATAATAATACTAATGAATGTAAATATATTTTTATAAGCAAAAAACCGGAAGAAACCATATATATAGGAACAAAATTAGGGAATTTACTTCTGGATGGTGATTTGATAGCAATAAATGGCGAGCTTGGTGCTGGGAAAACCTGTTTAATTAAAGGTATTGCTCTGGGATTAAAGAGTATGGAAAATATTTCCAGTCCTTCTTTTTCTATTATCAATGAATACATAGGGAGAAGTCCTATTTTTCATTTCGATTTATACAGACTTAATAAGCAGGAAGAAATAGAAGAGCTGGGTTATGAAGAATACTTTTTTGATGAAGGAGTTACTTTAATTGAATGGGCCAATAAAATAAAACATT
This genomic interval from Atribacterota bacterium contains the following:
- the tsaE gene encoding tRNA (adenosine(37)-N6)-threonylcarbamoyltransferase complex ATPase subunit type 1 TsaE, yielding MLNKIDNNTNECKYIFISKKPEETIYIGTKLGNLLLDGDLIAINGELGAGKTCLIKGIALGLKSMENISSPSFSIINEYIGRSPIFHFDLYRLNKQEEIEELGYEEYFFDEGVTLIEWANKIKHYLPEKLLLIDIIMDYDNVLTRKIIFEPRGERYKKIVEDLKAIEYIGN